GCTAGCATAGTTTCACGTGAAATCATGAGTAGAAACAAAGATATTGGGAATACTGGAGAGCACATAGCCGCACGTTTTTTAGAGACGAAGGGGTTTTCTATTTTAGGTAAGAATTACAGCAAGAAATGGGGTGAACTCGACATTATTGCTAAGAAAGAAGGAGTAGTGCATTTTGTGGAAGTAAAAACAATTTCACGTGAAACTCAAAACATAGTTTCACGTGAAAATAATTCTGCGTATAGAGCGGAAGAGAATATGCATAAGAAAAAGATAGAGCGTTTACATAGGGCTATTCAGAGTTATATAGAGGAGTTCAATGTAAAAGAGGATTGGCAGTTAGATTTAGTGACTGTAGTTCTTTTTATAAAGGACAAAAAAGCTGAGTGTCGATTTGTAGAAAATGTCCTTTAGATTATAAAGGACATTCTTACGGACATTTTAAATAGAGAATTCAGTGCTGCACAAGATAATAAAGAGACTCAGACCTATGATCTAATATATTGGAAGAATGAAGAAATGTGTGCAATAATGCCCCCGACCCAAAAGCACTCATTGTTTCATTAGTGTTCGTAACTGAATGGGTCATACGCTATCGGGGCGTAGCATAGTGGTAGTGTACTCGCTTTGGGAGCGAGCGGTCCGAGTTCGATTCTCGGCGCCCCGACCAAAATCTTAAAGTCCATGCGCAGCATGGGCTTTTTAGATTCTAATTTGTATATCTGCAGTAGAGAAACTTGACAGTATTATGGCTGGCAGTATCTTATATATATGCACGTGAACATACATAAGATTATATTTCTGAATCTGATTGGTCTCAGCGAGGCATCTGTGTGGGTACGAGTATAAATATAAAAAATTTTAAACTCAAGCACCCGCACAAAGCGGGCTTTTTGTTTGGTTTTTCAGTCAGTGTATATAACGTTTTGGTATGTACTGACTGGGGAAGCAATGAGGCTTTTTCAGAAAAAGGAGGTCAATATGACCGAAAGAGAACGACATTCGGAGGACCCCGTCCTAACCACCAATGGGATTGATGGTATGAGTGAGGGGGATGAATTGGACAAACCCAACGAAAATACTGCGCCTGTAGTACATAAATTGGGATGGGATCCGGAAGAGCCGGGTGAGAATCTTTCAGACAAACGCTGTCGTTTAGGCGGCTGAACCTTCTGCGAGCGTGGCGGAGACATCTCTGTCACG
This genomic stretch from Candidatus Kaiserbacteria bacterium harbors:
- a CDS encoding YraN family protein, with amino-acid sequence MSRNKDIGNTGEHIAARFLETKGFSILGKNYSKKWGELDIIAKKEGVVHFVEVKTISRETQNIVSRENNSAYRAEENMHKKKIERLHRAIQSYIEEFNVKEDWQLDLVTVVLFIKDKKAECRFVENVL